The genomic region CACGGACGCGGCGCATGGGGCGGCAGCGGGCGATGCGACGTCACTTCGGTGCCGCGGACTTCGATGAGCTCGCCCGGATCGACGATCCGCTCGAACTCGGCGCCGACCACGTCGAGCGCGACGGTTTCCGATGCGAAGATCACCGCGTCGCCGCGGCGACCCATCACCAGCGGGCGGATGCCGAGCGGGTCGCGGCAGGCGATCATGCCCTCGGGCGTCATGATGATCAGCGAATAGGCGCCCTCGACCTGCTTGAGCGCATCGACGATCTTGTCGAGCAGCGTGCGATAGCCCGAAGTGGCGACCAGATGGATGATGACTTCGGTGTCGGAGGTCGACTGGAAGATCGAGCCGCGCGAGATGAGCTCGGCACGCAGCCGCATGGCATTCGAGATGTTGCCGTTGTGCGCGACGGCGAAGCCGCCGCTCGCCAGCTCGGCATAGAGCGGCTGGACGTTGCGCAGCGACGTCTCGCCCGTGGTAGAGTAGCGGACATGGCCGCAGGCAACGGTGCCGGGGAGGCGGCGGATCACTTCCTCGTCGTTGAACGTCTCGCCGACCAGCCCCATCGCGTGGCGCGTGTGGAAGCCGTAGGAATCGTGGCTGGTGATGCCCCCGGCCTCCTGGCCGCGGTGCTGGAGTGCGTGCAGGCCGAGCGCAGTGAGCGCGGCCGCACCCTCGGCTCCTGAAACGCCAAAGACGCCGCATTCCTCACGCAGCTTGTCATCATCGAACGGATTGGTGGTCAGCATCGGCCCTCGGGGGAGATGGTGTCGCGCGGCATATAGGGATCGCGGACGCGTTTGTCGCCCTTTTGTCACACTCGTTTGAACTCGGGGTGAATTCAGGAGT from Sphingosinithalassobacter sp. CS137 harbors:
- the purF gene encoding amidophosphoribosyltransferase, translating into MLTTNPFDDDKLREECGVFGVSGAEGAAALTALGLHALQHRGQEAGGITSHDSYGFHTRHAMGLVGETFNDEEVIRRLPGTVACGHVRYSTTGETSLRNVQPLYAELASGGFAVAHNGNISNAMRLRAELISRGSIFQSTSDTEVIIHLVATSGYRTLLDKIVDALKQVEGAYSLIIMTPEGMIACRDPLGIRPLVMGRRGDAVIFASETVALDVVGAEFERIVDPGELIEVRGTEVTSHRPLPPHAPRPCIFEYVYFSRPDSLAAEQSVYSVRKAIGAQLAIEAPVEADIVIPVPDSGVPAAIGYAHQSGIPFELGIIRSHYMGRTFIQPTDAVRHLGVKLKHNANREVVAGKRIVLIDDSIVRGTTSSKIVQMMRDAGASEVHMRIASPPTKHPCFYGVDTPERSKLLAAQMDLAEMTGHIKADSLAFVSIEGLYKALGEKSRSAFRPSYCDACFSGDYPTSLTDQDERETNGQFGLLDPVA